Below is a window of Choloepus didactylus isolate mChoDid1 chromosome X unlocalized genomic scaffold, mChoDid1.pri SUPER_X_unloc1, whole genome shotgun sequence DNA.
CTGTCACAGTCTGAGCGATCATCCAGCTCACCACGATGTGTGTGTTCCTGGGGTCGGGGAGCATACCTGCAGAGGCACCAGCCAGCATGAGGCTCTCTGTCTcattcacacattcacacacacacacacagtcactcaCTTTTGAAGAAATGCAGCAACAGAGTTTTTCAAAGCCAGAACTGACCCCTGTAGCTCCACATTAAGAACCAGGTAATTTTACAATACTTGGAGAACTCAGGATGGCTTTCCTGACAGGGTCAGTTACAAAGCCAGGAAGGGAAGAAACAGCCTATTGCATATGCTCAGGTTTAGAGCCTAGAGATAGCCTCTCTAGAAAAGGAAATGGCAGTCTTGGGAAATGAATACATCACACATCCAAGGCAGTTCCTTTGTAGAAATGGCAACACTTCAATCTAGCAGACCCAGGCCCCCTGACCTTTGGCCGTATCAAAGCTTACCTTTGGCTGTATCATACATGCCAAAATAGGCTGCCCTGTAGATGATGATGCCTTGCACAGAAACATTGAAGCCCTGGTACAGGCCCCGTATGCCATCAGACTTTGTGATTTTCACCAGACAGTCTCCCAAGcctttgaattctctttctgCACCAGATTTCCCAACATCAGCTGCCAAACGGGTTCTAGCAAAATCCAGTGGGTAGACAAAGCAGAGAGATGTGGCTCCAGCTGCCCCACCGGAGGCCAGGTTGCCAGCAAAATACCTCCAGAACTGTGTGTGCTTGTCTACACCGCCCAGAAACATCTGCTTATACTTATCCTTAAAGGCAAAGTTGAGGGCTTGGGTGGGGAAGTAGCGGATGACGTTGGCCAAGTTACCCCTCCAGTAGGAGAGAATGCCCTGCTCCTTGGGAATGCGGACTATACAGTCCACGATGCCTTTGTACTGTCTGTCAGCGGCGATCTGTTTACTGGCATGTTGTACCTGAAAGCGAATGTATGTAAAGGATCAGGAGGGCGTTCCAGCAAAAGACTTAGTCTACACCCCGAAGTACCAAATTACAGGGCATGCATTCTTAAAAAAGATGCACGCATCATGGACATAGCGGTATTAATTGCTCATGCCTTGAAAAGTCCATTGTTTAAGGCGTAAGAGTAGACATTTATGGGAGCAATTTTGCCAAGTAGTGCGCTACTTTTGGAAACACTTTCACCATTAGTGGGACAGGATTCCTTTTAATTTATGATTGCATAATCTCTTTGAGCATAAAGGGAATATGGAGGTAAACACGACAAAGGAGGGGCTGAAACATGATAATATTAAAGCATTTTAGCGGGAGACGTGTGGGCAGGGGACAGGGGGTCAGTAGCATTGGAACTGACCCTTTGGGGAGGCGCGCAAATGTCAAAGTCAGGGTTCCCATGGTTAAAGCCGCTCGGCGGCCGGAGTGACAAAATCGCTCGGCAGCCAGGGAAGCCTCTCAAGGTTACTGGCGCCTCTCCACGGGGCCTGTCGCCGGTCCCGCCGCGCGCCCCCCGCGAGCAGCCCCCACGTGACCCGGCCTCGGCCCGCCCACGGAAGCCGCCCGCGCGGGGACAAAGCACCGAGGCCTCCTGCTCCGGCGCCCGCCGGTCCGATGCCCGCGGCCTGGTCCGGCCCCGCCGCCCTCTCCGGCGCCCCCCGCCCCGGGCCCGGCACCCCCGGCCCGCCACCCACCTGCAGCAGCAGCTTGACCCGCTCGATGGGCGCCACGGCCGTCTTGGAGATGGCGGCGGCGACACCGCCCGCCAGGAAGTCCTTGGCGAAGGAAATGGCCTGTTCCGTCATGGCTGGAGCGGGTGCAGGGCCGGGTGGAAGCACCGAGAGCCGGGAGGGTAGGGCCGCTAGCTCAGCGTAGCCGCCGCCGGCACCGAAAAGACGGGGCGCCCAGAGCGCAGCCGCTAAGGCGCCCACGCCCCGCCCCGCGGCCCCGTCTGCCGCTCCCATTGGCTGGGACGCCCGCTGTGTCCCGCCCCGCACCGCTCACGCCACGCCCCGGCCCGTTAGCCGTGCCCCCGCAGACTGCCGGGAGCCGCGACCCGCCCCGCCCCACCGCGCCCATTGGCTACATTGCCCGCTACGGCCCGCCCCTTCCGGCCGGGCGCTCCGCCCCGAGGGATGCCGGGAACCGCGCCCGCCCATGCGCTGTGGGGGCCGGGGGAGCGTGGGGAGGCCTTGACCTTCTCAAGGTCACGCCGGTGGCGCAGGCCGCTAGGAAGGGGTCTGTAAGGGGTCCTAAAGGCCGGGCGACCGCCGACTCCTCCCGGGCTGCCCGCCCACACCGAGAGGCGTGTCCTGGGGCTCAGGGCGTCATCCCCCAATCGCTCCCCCGCTCCCGACTCCCTGCGGAGCCTTCCGGGGAGGGGGCCTCGCGGGTGGGCGACCCCCTCTGGCCCTGCACCCCCGGGAGGGTGGGCGACCCCCCTCTGGCCCTGCACCCCCGGGAGGGTGGGCGAACCCCTCTGGCCCTACAACCCCGGGAGGGTGGGCGACCCCCTAGGTCCTGCACCCCGGGAGGGTGGGCGACCCCCTCAGGCCCTGCACCCCGGGAGGGTGGGCGACCCCCCTCAGGCCCTGCACCTCGGGAGGGTGGGCGACCCCCTCTGGCCCTGCACCCCCTGGAGGGTGGGTGACCCCCTAGGTCCTGCACCCCGGGAGGGTGGGCGACCCCGTGTCACCTTGCACCCCAGGAGGGTGGGCGATCCCGTGTCACCTTGCACCCCAGGAGGATGGGCGACCCCCTAGGTCCTGCACCCCGGGAGGGTGGGTGACCCCCTCAGGCCCTGCACCCCGGGAGGGTGGGCGACCCCCTCGGGCCCTGCACCCCGGGAGGGTGGGCGACCCCATGTGACCTTGCACCCCAGGAGGGTGGGCGACCCCCTAGGTCCTGCACCCCAGGAGAGTGGGTGACCCCCTAGGTCCTGCACCCCGGGAGGGTGGGCGACCCCCTCAGGCCCTGCATCCCCGGGAGGGTGGGCGACCCCCTCAGGCCCTGCACCCCGGGAGGGTAGGAGACCCCCTCAGGCCCTGCACCCCGGGAGGGTAGGAGACCCCCTCAGGCCCTGCACCCCTGGGAGGGTGGGCGAACCCCTCTGGCCCTACAACCGCGGGAGGGTGGGCGACCCCCTAGGTCCTGCACCCCGGGAGGGTGGGCGACCCCTCTGGCCCTGCACCCCCGGGAGGGTGGGCGACCCTCTCTGAGCCTGCACCCCGGGAGGGTGGGCGACCCCCTCAGGCCCTGCACCCCGGGAGGGTGGGCGACCCTCTCAGGCCTTGCACATCAGATGCTCAGGGGCCTGGGTCCCAGGGCCACCAGGGTGGATGCGTCTTCTTCATGTCCTACAAGGAAACGCTGAGATTTGGGGGC
It encodes the following:
- the SLC25A6 gene encoding ADP/ATP translocase 3, encoding MTEQAISFAKDFLAGGVAAAISKTAVAPIERVKLLLQVQHASKQIAADRQYKGIVDCIVRIPKEQGILSYWRGNLANVIRYFPTQALNFAFKDKYKQMFLGGVDKHTQFWRYFAGNLASGGAAGATSLCFVYPLDFARTRLAADVGKSGAEREFKGLGDCLVKITKSDGIRGLYQGFNVSVQGIIIYRAAYFGMYDTAKGMLPDPRNTHIVVSWMIAQTVTAVAGVVSYPFDTVRRRMMMQSGRKGADIMYSGTVDCWRKIFRDEGGKAFFKGAWSNVLRGMGGAFVLVLYDEFKKVI